One stretch of Pseudoramibacter sp. DNA includes these proteins:
- a CDS encoding GTPase yields MKEDSAKIEQRIENMKKVYEKAGELIDALPDAIPDKTRAMIKDKILGDAELKRLMAGIDAHRPPRIFTVGRTGVGKSSLINALCGAYVARVSDTKSCTATATPYPCTDGDRVLMELLDTRGIAESDSGDADESAEAMLLEQVQDFNPDVAILLLNCTHRDDVDSDVRFLKQLAEAYEEANGAPLPVVAVVNKCDEMAPSRIKTPSAYPQRKIDKIGEQVRHYKKIIVENGLKIQSIVGVSSLIDWQTPDGEEVDVESIDNLPESDIDQLQIAFDGRWHIDELFDKLEEAMADAEAQMGLKMAARLQDVVDRLADHLTHIFSGISATVALTPIPISDIYILLILQAVLVSLIASLSGRDISLETAKEFILSMGGVAGAGYAFRLAAQQSVKLLNGVFPGSGSAISSGIAAFGTTAIGKAAAAHYIDGKDLKEAKKLFKAEKKKGNKG; encoded by the coding sequence ATGAAAGAAGACAGCGCGAAAATCGAACAGCGCATCGAAAACATGAAGAAGGTTTACGAAAAGGCCGGGGAACTCATCGACGCCCTGCCCGACGCCATTCCGGACAAGACCCGGGCCATGATCAAAGACAAAATTCTCGGGGATGCAGAACTGAAGCGGCTCATGGCCGGGATCGACGCTCATCGGCCGCCGCGGATCTTCACCGTGGGCCGCACCGGTGTCGGCAAGAGCAGCCTCATCAACGCCCTGTGCGGGGCCTACGTGGCGCGGGTCAGCGACACCAAGAGCTGCACTGCGACGGCCACGCCCTACCCGTGCACCGACGGGGACCGGGTGCTCATGGAGCTGCTGGACACCCGGGGCATCGCCGAATCTGACAGCGGGGATGCCGACGAAAGCGCCGAGGCGATGCTGTTGGAACAGGTGCAGGATTTTAATCCCGACGTCGCGATTCTGCTGTTGAACTGCACCCACCGGGACGATGTGGATTCCGACGTGCGGTTTTTGAAGCAGCTGGCTGAAGCCTACGAAGAAGCGAACGGGGCGCCCCTGCCTGTGGTCGCCGTGGTGAACAAATGCGACGAAATGGCTCCGTCCCGGATCAAGACGCCGTCGGCTTATCCCCAGCGGAAAATCGATAAGATCGGCGAACAGGTGCGCCACTACAAGAAGATCATCGTCGAAAACGGACTGAAGATTCAGAGCATCGTCGGCGTCTCGTCCCTTATCGACTGGCAGACCCCGGACGGAGAAGAAGTGGATGTGGAAAGCATCGACAATCTGCCCGAATCCGACATCGATCAGCTTCAGATCGCCTTCGACGGGCGCTGGCACATCGACGAACTCTTCGACAAGCTCGAAGAGGCCATGGCGGACGCCGAAGCTCAGATGGGGCTTAAAATGGCGGCGCGGCTCCAGGACGTCGTCGACCGCCTCGCTGACCACTTGACCCATATTTTTTCGGGCATTTCGGCGACGGTCGCCCTGACGCCCATTCCCATCTCTGACATTTACATCCTGCTCATTTTGCAGGCAGTGCTCGTGAGCCTCATCGCGTCTTTGAGCGGCAGGGACATTTCCCTCGAAACGGCGAAGGAATTTATCTTGAGCATGGGCGGCGTCGCCGGCGCCGGCTACGCCTTCAGGCTCGCCGCCCAGCAGTCCGTCAAGCTCCTCAACGGCGTCTTCCCGGGTTCCGGCTCGGCCATCAGCTCCGGGATCGCCGCCTTCGGCACCACCGCCATCGGCAAAGCCGCCGCCGCCCACTACATCGACGGGAAGGATCTCAAAGAAGCGAAAAAACTGTTTAAGGCAGAGAAGAAGAAAGGAAACAAAGGATGA
- a CDS encoding D-2-hydroxyacid dehydrogenase, with amino-acid sequence MSKKILVYWKITEEQQQKIHDIAAAHGWQAVFESDPVKAVREAEDAEILFGGDQEPLGQAKALKWFCTNWAGVNAYLRDGVLPNTTCLLSNSAGAYGVTISEHIIMTALMMMRQYHRHEAILNDTARTSWKEVVPMRSLCGSRITLLGTGDIGRTFASRVRGFMPKSVIGVNRSGRAVPGCDRVYQVSELAEVLPKTDLLVMSLPETPETIGIMGKDMLALLPKDAYLVNVGRGSAIDETALIDALNHDRLAGAALDVMQTEPLPADSPLRTAKHILLTPHCAGKMALDYTREKSVAMFCEDLENYLSGRPLKHRVDKKRGY; translated from the coding sequence ATGAGCAAAAAAATTCTTGTCTATTGGAAGATTACAGAAGAACAGCAGCAGAAGATTCATGACATCGCCGCGGCTCACGGCTGGCAGGCGGTTTTTGAAAGCGATCCGGTAAAGGCGGTCCGGGAAGCCGAGGACGCCGAGATTTTATTCGGGGGAGATCAGGAGCCTTTGGGCCAGGCGAAGGCACTCAAATGGTTCTGCACCAACTGGGCCGGGGTCAACGCGTATCTCAGGGACGGCGTGCTGCCCAACACCACCTGCCTGCTGTCCAATTCTGCCGGAGCCTACGGGGTCACCATTTCGGAACATATTATCATGACGGCTCTGATGATGATGCGCCAGTATCACCGGCACGAAGCGATTCTGAACGACACGGCCCGGACGTCGTGGAAAGAGGTGGTGCCCATGCGCTCCCTGTGCGGCAGCCGGATCACTTTGCTGGGCACCGGGGACATCGGCCGCACGTTCGCCTCCCGGGTCAGAGGTTTTATGCCAAAATCGGTGATCGGCGTGAACCGCAGCGGCCGAGCGGTGCCGGGGTGCGACCGGGTGTATCAGGTTTCGGAATTGGCGGAAGTGCTGCCAAAGACGGATCTTTTGGTCATGAGCCTGCCGGAAACCCCGGAAACCATCGGGATCATGGGAAAGGACATGCTGGCCTTGCTGCCGAAGGACGCGTATCTCGTGAACGTAGGCCGGGGGAGCGCCATCGACGAAACCGCGTTGATTGACGCCTTGAATCACGACCGGCTGGCCGGGGCCGCTTTGGATGTCATGCAGACAGAGCCGCTGCCGGCGGACAGCCCCCTGCGCACGGCGAAACACATCCTGCTGACGCCCCACTGCGCCGGGAAGATGGCGCTGGATTATACGAGAGAGAAAAGCGTGGCCATGTTCTGCGAAGACCTGGAAAATTATTTGTCGGGCAGGCCCCTGAAGCACCGCGTCGACAAAAAGCGGGGCTATTGA
- a CDS encoding CPBP family intramembrane glutamic endopeptidase, whose protein sequence is MTLKRKISRTVRDVASVLALLIISRLIGVYWPKTLQAHFSATLAHMVWGSLVYAALVLIGLYFLNKYVFHDRFRLVGFPPAIRSQYFAWGAWLVGMFYGGTLATGARLVLPASNPQAVAQMAVSAFDTALIAPFVEELVFRGVILPRIAKHHGVRKAILISSVLFGVLHMMNGRMDALSAVQTGVAITLIGMLLSLICLKEKSIWASFTVHAMNNLIELVFPMGTSVRHDWPVNLVLTSSRRFVAGGAYGADTNGIYMAAAIVMMVWIVSRSKPLQKALGFNV, encoded by the coding sequence ATGACCTTAAAGAGAAAAATATCGAGAACCGTTCGGGACGTCGCGTCGGTGCTGGCGCTTTTGATCATAAGCCGCCTCATCGGCGTGTACTGGCCCAAAACCCTGCAGGCCCATTTTTCAGCGACCCTGGCCCACATGGTCTGGGGGTCTCTGGTGTACGCCGCGCTGGTTCTCATCGGCCTGTACTTTTTGAACAAGTACGTGTTTCACGACCGCTTTCGGCTCGTCGGGTTCCCGCCGGCGATCCGCAGCCAGTACTTCGCCTGGGGGGCGTGGCTCGTCGGCATGTTCTACGGCGGCACCCTGGCCACCGGCGCTAGGCTGGTGCTGCCGGCGTCCAATCCCCAGGCCGTGGCCCAGATGGCGGTATCCGCCTTCGACACGGCCCTCATCGCGCCCTTTGTGGAAGAACTGGTGTTCCGCGGGGTGATCCTGCCCCGGATCGCGAAGCACCACGGCGTGAGGAAGGCCATCCTCATTTCGTCGGTTTTGTTCGGCGTCCTCCACATGATGAACGGCCGGATGGATGCCCTGAGCGCGGTTCAGACGGGCGTGGCTATCACGCTGATCGGGATGCTCCTGAGCCTGATCTGCCTTAAAGAGAAGTCGATCTGGGCGAGCTTCACGGTGCACGCCATGAACAACCTCATCGAGCTGGTGTTCCCCATGGGCACGTCCGTCCGGCACGACTGGCCGGTGAACCTCGTACTGACCAGCTCCCGCCGGTTTGTGGCCGGGGGCGCTTACGGCGCCGACACCAACGGCATTTACATGGCGGCGGCGATCGTGATGATGGTGTGGATCGTGAGCCGGTCCAAACCCCTGCAGAAAGCCCTGGGCTTTAACGTCTGA
- a CDS encoding GNAT family N-acetyltransferase: MIEIRDAVLDDAPCILEIYDYYVKHTAITFEYETPTLEAFRKRMRRTMQRYPYLVILQDDVIQGYAYAGPFVDRAAYGWGCELTIYLAPNVRKCGMGRRLYTALASALKAMGMLNLYACIAYPEADDDYLTHNSIQFHSHLGFNIVGDFKQCGYKFGRWYHMVWMEKVIGEHRENQLPVTPYPALKALESKA, from the coding sequence ATGATCGAAATCCGCGACGCGGTGCTGGACGACGCGCCGTGCATTCTGGAAATCTATGATTATTACGTGAAGCATACGGCGATCACCTTTGAATACGAGACCCCAACTCTCGAAGCTTTTCGGAAACGGATGCGCCGCACGATGCAGCGCTACCCCTATCTTGTGATTTTGCAGGACGATGTCATTCAGGGCTACGCCTACGCGGGGCCCTTCGTCGACCGGGCGGCTTACGGCTGGGGCTGCGAGCTGACGATTTACCTCGCGCCCAATGTGAGAAAATGCGGCATGGGCCGGCGGCTCTACACGGCCCTGGCTTCGGCGCTGAAGGCCATGGGGATGTTAAATCTCTACGCGTGCATCGCCTATCCCGAAGCAGACGACGATTATCTGACGCACAACAGCATTCAGTTCCACAGTCATTTGGGTTTTAATATCGTCGGGGACTTCAAACAGTGCGGATATAAATTCGGACGGTGGTACCACATGGTCTGGATGGAAAAAGTTATCGGCGAGCATCGGGAAAATCAGCTGCCGGTGACGCCCTATCCGGCGCTGAAGGCCTTGGAATCAAAAGCATAA
- a CDS encoding alpha/beta fold hydrolase — protein MAEHFKLQKENGAWVPCLAEIPKKPQAIVIMIHGFESCKECRSGQLLLRRLPPAGFGVICYDQPGHGTAEARQEGLRIGACMDSLARVEAYCAERYPDLPVYYFASSYGAYLTLLYVSQRQHRGTRLFMRSAAVNMPDLFFKADPDPVMVKDLKTKGYFTPNMELGNPVKVSRGMLEDFKANDLPAVFAAADHSGMQFAMVHGEKDAVIPVEKARAFADRFHIPITVMKGQGHSIWETPEAPEKVADLAIDFYQA, from the coding sequence ATGGCTGAACATTTTAAATTGCAGAAAGAAAATGGCGCCTGGGTGCCGTGCCTTGCAGAGATCCCCAAAAAGCCCCAAGCCATCGTGATCATGATCCACGGTTTTGAGAGCTGCAAAGAATGCCGGAGCGGGCAGCTGCTTTTGAGGCGGCTGCCGCCCGCAGGCTTCGGAGTGATTTGCTACGACCAGCCCGGCCACGGCACCGCCGAAGCCCGGCAGGAAGGGCTGCGCATCGGCGCCTGCATGGACAGCCTCGCCCGGGTTGAAGCCTACTGCGCCGAACGTTATCCTGATCTTCCCGTCTATTATTTCGCGTCGAGCTACGGCGCCTACTTGACGCTCTTATATGTCAGTCAGCGCCAGCACAGAGGGACCCGGCTTTTCATGCGCAGCGCCGCGGTCAACATGCCGGATTTATTTTTTAAGGCCGATCCCGATCCTGTGATGGTTAAAGATCTAAAGACTAAAGGCTATTTCACGCCCAACATGGAGCTGGGCAACCCCGTCAAAGTTTCAAGAGGGATGCTCGAGGATTTTAAAGCCAATGATCTGCCGGCGGTCTTCGCCGCGGCGGATCACAGCGGCATGCAGTTCGCCATGGTGCACGGGGAAAAGGACGCGGTGATTCCTGTGGAAAAGGCCAGGGCTTTTGCCGACCGTTTTCATATCCCGATCACGGTGATGAAGGGCCAGGGGCACTCGATCTGGGAGACTCCCGAGGCGCCGGAAAAAGTGGCCGATCTGGCGATTGATTTTTATCAAGCCTGA
- the tcmP gene encoding three-Cys-motif partner protein TcmP → MPKQSEVITVAKPHTIKKFELIEKYIETWAEKLMNNLNCNGIIFIDCMCNSGIYQDVNGEIIEGTPIRVAKKLLTVAEKYPNKRVSLYFNDINDARVDELEKHLPQEEKNFKIITSRKDASELLKTIGPQLSQNTHEHYFLLYDPYDACIDWKALFPFFRNWGEVMINHAIRDPMRAIKCAKTETAKAKYEQTYLQEFEKLLPYGSDRNSYEKRISEIIDYLKGNRNYYVASFPFYNSKGSFLYDLIHCTSSIEGFKLYKRSAWQTFGGQSSSKNNKNYTQIKFDLSSSTDAPIFEEENCYQIYHIAQYLQTTFAGQKNVPLQDLWNVLDHHPIFPSDGFKDVIKGELKNCFGATVQMIVDEKTKHRKQTISFKAK, encoded by the coding sequence ATGCCAAAACAGAGTGAAGTTATTACTGTAGCAAAACCACATACAATTAAAAAATTTGAATTAATTGAGAAGTATATTGAAACGTGGGCAGAGAAATTGATGAATAATCTTAACTGCAACGGTATTATTTTTATTGATTGTATGTGTAATTCTGGAATTTATCAAGATGTAAATGGAGAAATTATTGAAGGAACACCTATTCGAGTTGCAAAGAAACTTTTAACGGTTGCAGAAAAATATCCGAATAAAAGGGTATCTCTTTATTTTAATGATATTAACGACGCAAGAGTGGATGAATTAGAAAAACATCTGCCACAGGAAGAAAAAAATTTCAAGATTATTACTTCGCGAAAAGATGCAAGTGAATTGTTAAAAACTATAGGTCCACAGCTCAGTCAGAACACTCACGAACACTATTTTTTATTATATGACCCTTATGATGCATGTATTGATTGGAAAGCATTATTCCCATTTTTTCGCAACTGGGGAGAAGTTATGATTAACCACGCAATAAGAGATCCAATGCGTGCAATCAAATGTGCCAAAACCGAAACAGCAAAAGCAAAATATGAGCAAACTTATTTGCAGGAATTTGAAAAATTACTTCCATACGGGTCAGATAGAAACTCTTATGAAAAAAGAATATCTGAAATTATCGATTATTTGAAGGGAAATCGTAATTATTATGTTGCTTCTTTTCCTTTTTACAATTCAAAAGGTTCTTTTTTGTATGATTTAATTCATTGCACTAGCAGTATTGAAGGATTTAAATTATACAAAAGAAGCGCATGGCAAACTTTTGGCGGACAGTCTTCTTCGAAAAATAATAAGAATTATACACAAATTAAATTTGATTTATCATCATCAACTGACGCTCCAATTTTTGAAGAAGAAAATTGTTATCAAATTTATCATATCGCGCAGTATCTACAAACAACTTTTGCGGGACAAAAGAATGTACCACTTCAAGATTTGTGGAATGTATTAGATCATCATCCAATTTTCCCTTCCGATGGTTTTAAGGATGTAATTAAAGGAGAATTGAAAAATTGTTTCGGGGCTACAGTTCAAATGATTGTTGATGAAAAAACAAAACACAGAAAACAGACAATATCTTTTAAAGCAAAATGA
- a CDS encoding DUF6339 family protein, giving the protein MILSFMTQDAVDVLKSNLPYVYKNYLHEAGNQWVYDLMAENDIEAPFQTYKDIADFELAPVDLKALGRVDLNNCKILYRHLKFLTPSQASDERFWAGIEHTVFYGYVRKRFGYGEERSRRARDEETAIKSRFFFTSGRGACFRNSLAKYWWVGHLTYDSANPQDPFHWLDDMGENAFASKVNDIFNNNNFTSSPSVCHGILEALAYFKAQDIDLPVQSTIRPAMQMLNVQAGTMILDALPQEEITHMTKNLIHNALKRIEK; this is encoded by the coding sequence ATGATCTTATCTTTTATGACCCAGGACGCGGTGGACGTTCTGAAAAGCAACCTGCCCTACGTGTACAAAAACTACCTGCACGAAGCCGGCAATCAGTGGGTTTATGATTTGATGGCCGAGAACGACATCGAAGCGCCCTTTCAGACCTATAAAGACATTGCGGATTTCGAGCTGGCTCCCGTCGATTTAAAGGCTTTGGGCCGGGTCGATCTGAACAACTGCAAGATCCTGTACCGCCATCTGAAGTTTTTGACCCCGTCCCAGGCCAGCGACGAGCGGTTTTGGGCCGGCATCGAGCACACGGTGTTTTACGGCTATGTCCGCAAGCGTTTCGGCTACGGAGAGGAAAGGAGCCGGCGCGCCCGGGACGAAGAGACGGCCATCAAAAGCCGGTTTTTCTTCACCTCGGGGCGGGGCGCCTGTTTCCGCAACAGTCTGGCCAAATACTGGTGGGTCGGCCATTTGACTTATGACAGCGCGAACCCTCAAGATCCCTTTCACTGGCTGGACGATATGGGAGAAAATGCTTTTGCTTCAAAGGTGAATGATATCTTCAATAACAACAATTTCACGTCCAGCCCCAGCGTGTGCCACGGGATCTTAGAGGCCCTGGCCTATTTCAAGGCGCAGGACATCGATCTGCCCGTTCAGAGTACGATCCGGCCCGCGATGCAGATGCTCAACGTCCAGGCCGGCACGATGATTCTCGACGCCCTGCCCCAGGAAGAGATCACCCATATGACAAAGAATTTGATACATAATGCGCTGAAAAGGATAGAGAAATAA
- a CDS encoding radical SAM protein produces MKTIIRKSMLYHTGVEYGDYTMNHVQGCAHGCKYPCYAYLMKKRFGQINSYEEWLEPKLVSNTLELLDREIPRLKDKIQSVQLCFTTDPFMLGYPEVQEMSMAAIKRLNADNIKCCVLTKGILPIELKQFSKENEYGITLISLDENYRKKIEPGSAPYKKRIEALKALHEAGCKTWVSIEPYPTPNLIEQDLNEILGAVRFTDRIIFGRTNYNKDVTAYKDRKHFYNQRAAEVIQFCSNHDIQYHIKNKTITEE; encoded by the coding sequence TTGAAAACGATAATTAGAAAGTCTATGCTTTATCATACTGGTGTTGAATATGGTGATTACACAATGAATCATGTGCAAGGCTGTGCGCACGGCTGTAAGTATCCATGTTATGCCTACTTGATGAAGAAACGGTTTGGACAAATTAATAGCTATGAAGAATGGCTGGAACCAAAATTAGTATCTAATACATTAGAACTGTTAGATCGGGAAATTCCAAGACTCAAAGATAAAATTCAATCAGTGCAGCTTTGTTTTACAACAGATCCATTTATGCTGGGTTATCCCGAAGTGCAGGAAATGAGCATGGCGGCAATTAAAAGATTAAACGCCGATAACATAAAGTGCTGCGTTTTGACGAAAGGCATTTTACCGATTGAATTGAAGCAATTTTCTAAAGAAAATGAATATGGTATCACATTGATTTCTTTAGATGAGAATTATCGCAAAAAAATAGAGCCTGGTTCTGCACCGTATAAAAAAAGAATTGAAGCTTTAAAGGCTTTGCATGAAGCAGGCTGCAAAACATGGGTGAGTATCGAGCCTTATCCAACGCCGAATCTTATTGAACAAGATCTCAACGAAATTCTAGGAGCAGTTCGGTTTACAGATCGAATCATCTTTGGCCGGACTAATTACAACAAAGATGTTACAGCTTATAAAGATCGTAAGCATTTTTATAATCAACGGGCAGCGGAAGTGATTCAATTTTGCAGCAACCACGATATTCAGTACCATATTAAGAATAAAACGATAACGGAAGAATGA
- a CDS encoding (deoxy)nucleoside triphosphate pyrophosphohydrolase, which translates to MTSSQNKTIDVVAAVIRKDNKIFATQRGYGEFKDGWEFPGGKVEPGETREQALVREIEEELNTEITVGDLIAVIEQDYPGFHLTMACYWAEVKQGSLDLLEHEAAKWLDREHLGTVNWLPADRQLVDGWLLTQKKINGE; encoded by the coding sequence ATGACATCAAGCCAAAACAAAACCATAGATGTCGTCGCGGCAGTTATCCGAAAAGACAATAAAATCTTCGCGACTCAGCGGGGCTACGGCGAATTCAAGGACGGCTGGGAATTTCCCGGGGGCAAGGTGGAGCCGGGGGAAACCCGGGAACAGGCCCTTGTTCGGGAAATTGAGGAAGAATTGAACACTGAAATTACTGTCGGGGATTTAATCGCGGTGATCGAACAGGATTATCCCGGCTTTCACCTCACGATGGCTTGCTACTGGGCCGAGGTGAAGCAGGGATCGCTGGATCTGCTGGAGCACGAGGCGGCGAAGTGGCTGGACCGGGAACATCTCGGGACGGTGAACTGGCTGCCGGCGGATCGGCAGCTGGTTGACGGGTGGCTTTTGACACAGAAAAAAATAAACGGAGAATGA
- a CDS encoding LysR family transcriptional regulator has protein sequence MLDFRVETFLTVCETLNFTAAARKLGLTQPAVSQHIHFLEKQYGTALFLYQNKQLALTPEGEILRARLTTMADDEKTLQAELRAQTFGLQSLAIGVTMTVGEYAIVDRLAAFIKAHPDLNVHLHYGNTAQLLSLLDSGQIRLAIVEGNYPRAQYARRTYSTEDYIAVCAPGHRFLSGPPQTLSDLIGERLLVREKGSGTRNILENILTARGLRIEDFIHYTEVENMHTLIGLLKRDCGITFLYKIAVEDELAAGGLVEIPVTDFKMQHNFDMIWRKDSIYSKENLEICKAFC, from the coding sequence ATGCTCGATTTCAGAGTCGAAACTTTTCTCACGGTGTGCGAAACCCTGAATTTCACCGCGGCGGCCCGAAAACTCGGTCTGACCCAGCCTGCGGTGTCTCAGCACATCCATTTTCTGGAAAAACAGTACGGCACGGCGCTGTTCCTCTACCAGAACAAGCAGCTCGCCCTCACCCCCGAAGGGGAAATCCTCCGGGCCCGGCTGACGACCATGGCGGACGACGAAAAAACCCTTCAGGCAGAGCTCAGGGCCCAGACCTTCGGCCTGCAGTCCCTGGCCATTGGGGTGACCATGACCGTCGGCGAGTACGCCATCGTAGACCGCCTCGCGGCTTTTATCAAGGCCCACCCGGACCTCAACGTCCATCTCCATTACGGCAACACGGCCCAGCTTTTATCTCTCCTCGACAGCGGGCAGATCCGCCTAGCCATTGTCGAAGGCAACTATCCCAGGGCCCAGTACGCCCGCAGAACCTACAGCACCGAGGACTACATCGCCGTCTGCGCGCCGGGGCACCGCTTTCTCTCGGGACCCCCTCAAACCTTAAGCGATCTCATCGGGGAGCGGCTCCTCGTCCGGGAAAAGGGCTCCGGCACCCGGAACATCCTCGAAAATATCCTCACTGCCCGGGGGCTGCGCATCGAAGACTTTATCCACTACACCGAGGTGGAAAACATGCACACCCTCATCGGCCTCCTCAAACGGGACTGCGGCATCACCTTTCTCTATAAAATTGCCGTCGAAGACGAACTGGCCGCCGGCGGCCTCGTCGAAATCCCCGTGACCGACTTCAAGATGCAGCACAACTTCGACATGATCTGGCGCAAGGACAGCATCTACTCAAAAGAAAACCTCGAAATCTGCAAAGCCTTTTGCTGA
- a CDS encoding GNAT family N-acetyltransferase: protein MKIRTATMNDLDAVTAVEAACFPAAEAATRDEFEDRLAHYGDHFWLMFDGEKLIAFEDGFVTDEPDLTDEMYEKGSMHDEKGAWQMIFGVNTLPEYRKHGYAGQLIERAVQDAREQGRKGLVLTCKDKLVHYYAKFGFEDEGVSEKSVHGGVVWHQMRLTF, encoded by the coding sequence ATGAAAATCAGAACAGCAACGATGAACGATTTGGACGCCGTGACGGCCGTAGAAGCGGCGTGCTTTCCGGCGGCGGAAGCGGCGACCCGGGACGAATTTGAAGACCGGCTGGCCCATTACGGCGATCATTTCTGGCTCATGTTCGACGGCGAAAAATTGATTGCCTTCGAGGACGGCTTTGTCACCGATGAACCGGATCTGACCGACGAAATGTACGAAAAGGGCAGCATGCACGACGAAAAGGGCGCCTGGCAGATGATTTTCGGGGTAAACACCCTGCCGGAATACCGGAAACACGGTTACGCTGGACAGCTCATCGAACGGGCCGTCCAGGATGCCAGGGAACAGGGGCGCAAAGGGCTGGTGCTGACCTGCAAAGACAAGCTCGTGCATTATTACGCGAAGTTCGGTTTCGAAGACGAAGGCGTGTCGGAAAAATCTGTTCATGGGGGCGTGGTCTGGCATCAGATGCGCCTGACATTTTAG
- a CDS encoding YeiH family protein, with product MEFLRKNGRGLLVCLAIAVPAWLAGKAFPVVGGAVIAIIAGMMVTLFWEQKGKAAPGIQWTSKIVLQAAVVLLGFGMNLGVIFQTGKQSLPIIAGTVTTSLVIAAVLQKALKVPSKTAILVGVGSSICGGSAIAATAPVIEADDDEVAQSIAVIFFFNVLAAIFFPMLGKAIGFDTAHGGAFGIFAGTAINDTSSVTAAASTWDSMWHLGSATLNKAVTVKLTRTLVIIPITLVLSFMQAKKNAGTAKSGSTFSFKRAFPMFILYFVLAAVVTTVCVHFGVDAKAFDPLKELSKFMIVMAMAAIGLNSNVVKLIKTGGKPIVVGAACWAGITAVSLTLQHVMHIW from the coding sequence ATGGAATTTTTGAGAAAAAACGGGCGCGGCCTGCTGGTGTGTCTCGCCATTGCAGTGCCCGCCTGGCTGGCCGGCAAGGCGTTTCCGGTGGTCGGCGGCGCGGTGATCGCCATCATCGCGGGCATGATGGTGACCCTGTTCTGGGAGCAGAAGGGCAAGGCGGCGCCGGGCATTCAGTGGACATCGAAGATCGTGCTCCAGGCGGCGGTGGTGCTGCTGGGGTTCGGCATGAACCTCGGGGTGATTTTCCAGACGGGCAAACAGTCCCTGCCGATCATCGCCGGCACGGTGACCACGTCCCTGGTCATCGCGGCGGTGCTGCAGAAGGCGCTCAAGGTGCCGTCGAAGACGGCCATTCTCGTGGGGGTGGGCTCGTCGATCTGCGGCGGTTCGGCCATCGCGGCCACGGCGCCGGTCATTGAAGCTGACGACGACGAAGTGGCTCAGTCCATCGCGGTCATCTTTTTCTTCAATGTCCTCGCCGCGATTTTCTTCCCGATGCTCGGCAAGGCTATCGGCTTTGACACGGCCCACGGCGGCGCCTTCGGCATTTTCGCCGGGACGGCCATCAACGACACCTCGTCGGTCACGGCTGCGGCGTCCACCTGGGACAGCATGTGGCATCTGGGCAGCGCGACGTTAAACAAAGCCGTCACGGTCAAGCTGACCCGGACCCTGGTCATCATTCCCATCACCCTGGTGCTGTCTTTCATGCAGGCGAAAAAAAACGCCGGCACGGCAAAATCGGGGAGCACTTTCAGTTTTAAGCGGGCTTTCCCGATGTTCATCCTGTATTTCGTCCTCGCCGCCGTGGTGACGACGGTGTGCGTGCACTTTGGGGTGGACGCGAAGGCCTTCGATCCTCTGAAAGAGCTGTCCAAGTTCATGATCGTCATGGCGATGGCGGCCATCGGTTTGAACAGCAACGTGGTCAAACTCATCAAAACCGGGGGCAAACCCATTGTGGTCGGCGCGGCGTGCTGGGCCGGCATCACGGCGGTGAGCCTGACGCTTCAGCACGTCATGCACATCTGGTAA